A stretch of the Porites lutea chromosome 12, jaPorLute2.1, whole genome shotgun sequence genome encodes the following:
- the LOC140954018 gene encoding nuclear pore complex protein Nup155-like isoform X1, whose translation MPVAVGTSALSSLVTPEGLENAAREVDRQLQADRQYPELAEQINASQAFTTFSGINDYDYPALSSPSVGLAGMELVSLLKRVPLPGELVEQFDHMQCNCMMGLFPEIRRAWLTIDSDIFVWNYEDGSDLAYFDGLSETILCAGLVKPKPEILRESVRYILCLTTPIDIVLLAVTFTPKKLGNYNHDEFAEMHLQPDPLFSIPSDNIYLTCMTGTHLGRIFLGGKDGCVYEIVYQAADSWFQRRCRKVNHSSGAFSFLVPSFLNATFSGEDPIVQLAVDNTRNILYSRSEKGTIQVFDLGADGKGMSYVASLTQDRITQRAASTARTIDSNNFRPIIHIAPIPRNESKTVHLVGITQAGVRLYFSTTTVRAPLERPSKLQLVHARLPPGFAPSATSQRPSQVHAAFYRQGISLLASSQTEEMDILWGISPDPFPFQSPLKEMQVNVPMEGRTWSLSEVPEFGGNMTSDCPIQSDRWPDPPAVMRQHASCQRSFVALSAQGSYLFTTYRPVEQLCQLLLHSQGFDSDAVQAFFKLHKEDQACATCLVLACGATATQQQVAEWATRAFFKYGGDSHLPSPGNPSGVHPPVTSPGSPISGGNLTGSYVTRPGVDIPGFVTSTPHQAGMGQAVVRPELTRSSKHDGLCLYFARILETFWDGRLVFEDFFMPLPSQSQQLTPVLRSMLSVFQLGWILERLRQLQTWMEQNMQFMLPHLDAGFPRVTMASGQSLLQQTHQASAEAFVAEKNFLINFKSLIDRSIETLHLWQVLNEHNFEEVILHLEPVIRDRLKHIKFRDLITTGQEICSALIDSLIKCYLDDSASTDAISERLRDVCPNLFSSDDAVSTKAGELLMLAKRSRDKTEQERILRDSLQCYRQVTHQIKLDVICSHFESVRFYEGVVDLCLQAAVKCDPQGLALHFYRNGEPHGDVQGEEAFLARQRCYKCILDSLQRLLVVRTAPSQSPGRPSRPGPPPVPDPNALTSHDAEKHMEEMLSFSLAYGDELWHVVLYQWLIDNALTDRLLEIKSPFLETFLKRSSAHQPPNELKILDLLWRYYEKTKNYSAAARVLSKLSEKESSEVKLQLRLEYLSRAIMSAKSCNLRTAASGEGEFLHELEEKLEVARIQMQVYEALSRINTATPSRQIDQALVVLNSRLLDITTLYGDFADVFALAECKLAIVHCAGHYDPILIETLWKDIIEGELQESLQNSPSDRMAIVSKKIASLGKMYVHSERYFPLGAIVLELEKKSAELAWDPTWVFMTLLEIGIPFPVLHGIYDRLFKAKDPSWQGLNRPLHILEVIYHLLMKFVSTPSLSPPYERPSFTTSLYDACATYLVELESTCSRDPTVQDTLAKFKGLQARMKRLL comes from the exons ATGCCTGTAGCAGTAGGAACAAGTGCTCTGAGTTCGCTTGTGACTCCCGAAGGGCTTGAAAATGCTGCAAGGGAAGTGGATCGACAACTTCAGGCTGACAGACAGTACCCTGAGCTGGCAGAACAGATTAACGCTTCCCAGG CCTTTACAACCTTCAGTGGAATCAATGATTATGACTACCCTGCCCTATCCTCACCATCTGTTGGTTTGGCGGGTATGGAACTTGTCAGTCTCCTCAAACGGGTTCCTCTTCCTGGGGAATTAGTGGAGCAGTTTGATC ACATGCAATGTAACTGTATGATGGGATTGTTTCCTGAGATCAGACGAGCTTGGCTAACTATTGACAGTGATATCTTTGTCTGGAATTATGAAGATGG GAGTGACTTGGCTTATTTTGATGGCTTGAGTGAAACTATACTGTGTGCTGGATTGGTGAAACCTAAACCAG AAATCCTCAGGGAATCAGTTCGGTACATCTTGTGTCTCACTACACCAATTGACATTGTGCTTCTTGCTGTGACATTTACACCAAAGAAATTAG GAAATTATAACCATGATGAATTTGCTGAGATGCATCTTCAACCAGATCCGCTGTTTTCGATTCCATCTGATAACATTTACTTGACTTGCATGACTGGAACTCATTTAGGAAGGATTTTTCTTGGAGGAAAAGATGGTTGTGTGTATGAGATAGTTTATCAG GCAGCTGATAGTTGGTTTCAAAGGAGATGCCGCAAGGTGAACCACTCGTCAGGAGCGTTTTCTTTTCTCGTGCCATCATTTTTGAATGCCACATTTAGTGGAGAGG ATCCCATTGTTCAACTGGCTGTTGACAACACAAGAAACATTCTTTATTCTCGATCAGAGAAAGGAACCAttcag GTTTTTGATCTTGGTGCTGATGGAAAAGGCATGTCGTATGTGGCTTCCCTCACACAGGACAGAATCACACAGAGAGCAGCATCAACTGCTAG aactattgattccaataattttagACCTATTATTCACATTGCACCAATTCCAAGGAACGAATCCAAAACTGTCCATCTAGTTGGAATCACTCAAGCAG GTGTGCGCCTTTACTTTAGTACAACAACTGTAAGGGCTCCATTAGAGAGACCAAGTAAACTACAGCTTGTTCACGCCAGACTACCGCCAGGGTTTGCACCATCAGCAACCTCACAGAGACCATCTCAAGTacatgcagccttctacagacAAG GCATTTCATTGCTAGCTTCATCTCAAACAGAAGAGATGGATATCCTCTGGGGAATCAGTCCTGATCCATTTCCATTCCAGTCTCCACTTAAAGAGATGCAG GTGAATGTACCAATGGAGGGTAGAACTTGGTCTTTAAGTGAAGTACCTGAATTTGGTGGCAACATGACAAGTGACTGTCCCATACAAAGCGACAGATGGCCAGATCCACCTGCTGTCATGAGGCAACATGCTTCCTGTCAGAGGTCCTTTGTGGCTCTAAGTGCACAG GGAAGCTACCTTTTTACAACTTATCGCCCAGTTGAGCAGCTTTGTCAGTTGTTATTGCACAGTCAGGGATTTGATTCTGATGCAGTTCAAGCTTTCTTCAAGCTTCACAAG GAAGACCAGGCATGTGCAACGTGTCTTGTTTTGGCCTGTGGTGCCACAGCAACCCAACAACAA GTTGCTGAATGGGCCACAAGAGCTTTCTTCAAATACGGAGGAGATTCTCACCTTCCTTCTCCAGGGAACCCTTCAGGAGTGCACCCCCCTGTAACAAGTCCAGGGAGTCCCATTTCAGGGGGGAACCTGACAGGCAGTTATGTAACCAGACCAGGTGTTGACATTCCTGGTTTTGTGACTTCAACACCTCATCAGGCTGGCATGGGACAAGCTGTAGTGAGACCTGAGTTAACAAGATCAAGCAAGCATGATGGACTGTGTCTTTACTTTGCAAGAATTTTAGA AACTTTCTGGGATGGAAGACTTGTGTTTGAGGATTTCTTCATGCCTCTTCCTTCACAATCACAACAG CTCACTCCTGTGTTAAGGAGCATGCTCAGTGTATTCCAGTTGGGGTGGATTTTGGAAAGACTGCGACAACTTCAAACATGGATGGAACAGAATATGCAGTTTATGCTGCCCCATTTGGATGCAGG TTTTCCCAGAGTAACAATGGCCAGTGGACAGTCACTCCTTCAACAAACACATCAAG cATCAGCAGAAGCATTTGTGGCCGAAAAGAACTTCTTGATTAACTTCAAGTCATTAATTGACCGGTCAATTGAGACACTGCACCTCTGGCAAGTTCTTAATGAGCACAACTTTGAGGAAGTCATACTTCATCTTGAACCG GTAATAAGAGATCGCCTAAAGCACATCAAATTTAGAGACCTAATAACTACTGGGCAAGAG ATTTGCAGTGCCCTTATTGACTCTTTAATAAAGTGCTATCTGGATGACAGTGCCTCTACCGATGCCATTAGTGAGAGGCTACGTGATGTTTGTCCAAATTTATTCAGCAGTGACGATGCAGTATCAACTAAG GCTGGTGAGCTTTTAATGTTGGCCAAAAGAAGTAGAGACAAAACCGAACAAGAAAGAATCCTAAGAGATTCGCTTCAG tgTTATCGACAAGTCACCCATCAAATTAAACTAGATGTGATTTGTTCTCATTTTGAATCAG TGCGATTCTATGAAGGTGTGGTGGACTTGTGTTTACAAGCTGCGGTCAAGTGCGATCCCCAAGGACTGGCTCTGCACTTTTATAGAAATGGTGAACCTCATGGTGATGTCCAAGGAGAGGAGGCGTTTCTGGCCAG GCAACGTTGCTACAAGTGCATTCTGGACAGTTTGCAGCGTCTTTTAGTAGTCAGAACAGCTCCTTCCCAGTCTCCCGGAAGACCTTCCCGGCCAGGACCACCACCTGTCCCAGACCCCAATGCTCTTACGTCACATGACGCAGAGAAGCAT ATGGAAGAGATGTTATCGTTTTCTTTAGCCTACGGAGATGAGTTGTGGCATGTCGTGTTGTATCAGTGGTTAATCGACAATGCACTTACGGACAGACTGTTGGAG ATTAAATCTCCATTCCTGGAGACATTCCTTAAGCGATCGTCCGCACATCAACCTCCCAATGAACTGAAAATCCTGGATTTACTGTGGAGATACTATGAAAAGACGAAGAACTATTCCGCGGCCGCTAGAGTTCTCTCCAAGCTTTCCGAAAAAGAGAG CTCTGAAGTAAAACTGCAGCTGAGACTAGAGTACCTCTCGCGGGCAATCATGAGTGCAAAAAGCTGTAATTTGAGAACTGCTGCAAGCGGTGAGGGGGAATTTCTTCATGAACTTGAAGAGAAGCTTGAAGTGGCGCGCATTCAAATGCAAGTCTATGAAGCTCTTAGCAGAATAAATACCGCTACTCCTTCCAGACAAATTGATCAGGCCCTAGTTGTCTTGAACTCCCGCCTTCTGGATATTACAACG CTTTATGGAGATTTTGCTGATGTGTTTGCACTAGCTGAGTGTAAACTCGCCATTGTTCATTGTGCTGGGCACTATGACCCCATACTGATAGAAACTCTGTGGAAAGACATTATAGAAGGAG AACTCCAAGAATCTTTGCAAAATTCTCCCAGTGATCGCATGGCGATCGTCAGTAAAAAGATTGCTTCTTTAGGAAAAATGTATGTTCACTCTGAGCGCTACTTCCCACTGG GCGCCATTGTCCTTGAGCTTGAGAAAAAAAGTGCCGAGTTGGCCTGGGACCCAACTTGGGTGTTCATGACATTGTTGGAGATTGGAATCCCTTTCCCAGTCCTTCATGGAATCTACGACAGGCTCTTCAAAGCTAAG GACCCGTCCTGGCAAGGTCTAAACAGGCCTCTTCACATTCTTGAAGTTATTTATCATTTATTGATGAAGTTTGTGAGTACGCCTTCTCTTTCTCCGCCATATGAAAG GCCTTCGTTTACGACTTCGCTGTATGATGCTTGCGCTACGTATCTAGTGGAATTGGAATCAACTTGCTCACGTGACCCTACAGTGCAGGATACGCTGGCCAAATTCAAGGGATTGCAGGCGCGTATGAAGCGCCTACTGTGA